A portion of the Thalassotalea sp. LPB0316 genome contains these proteins:
- the rlmA gene encoding 23S rRNA (guanine(745)-N(1))-methyltransferase, whose translation MSYQYSCPLCQSQLHAQEKSLVCVNNHSFDRAKEGYYNLLPVQYKHSKNPGDNKAMVNARRAFLDKGYYQQLVDKMLDIYQNLGNTAGVVFDAGCGEGFYTHQHKTDHNQVYGIDISKEAIKKAAKRYKACHFSVGTLSKLPFFEHSIDWIINVYAPIIESEYTRVLTSGGYLLTVTPARNHLHELKQKIYREALQHDDEKLPIKALPLIEQHQLTYNMDIEQGDDALHLLEMTPFAFKATQEVKDSLANLVNFQCQADFLIRVYKKP comes from the coding sequence ATGTCATATCAATATAGTTGTCCGCTTTGCCAATCGCAGTTACACGCGCAGGAAAAGTCCCTCGTATGTGTCAACAATCACAGTTTTGATCGCGCTAAAGAAGGTTATTACAACCTACTGCCGGTTCAATATAAACATTCTAAAAACCCCGGTGATAACAAAGCTATGGTCAATGCTAGAAGAGCGTTTTTAGACAAAGGCTACTACCAACAGCTCGTTGATAAAATGCTCGATATCTACCAAAACTTGGGCAACACTGCCGGTGTCGTCTTCGATGCGGGTTGCGGCGAAGGTTTTTACACCCACCAACACAAAACGGACCATAATCAGGTATATGGCATCGACATATCAAAAGAGGCGATAAAAAAAGCGGCCAAACGCTACAAAGCCTGTCACTTTAGTGTAGGCACCTTGTCAAAATTACCATTTTTTGAGCATTCAATTGATTGGATAATTAACGTATACGCCCCCATCATCGAAAGCGAGTACACGCGCGTTTTAACGTCTGGGGGATATCTACTTACGGTTACACCTGCGCGTAACCACTTGCATGAACTAAAACAAAAAATCTATCGCGAAGCACTTCAGCACGATGATGAAAAACTCCCCATCAAAGCATTGCCTCTCATAGAACAACATCAGCTAACCTATAACATGGATATCGAACAAGGTGATGATGCCCTACATTTGTTAGAGATGACCCCATTTGCGTTCAAAGCAACACAAGAAGTAAAAGACTCACTAGCGAACTTAGTTAATTTTCAATGTCAGGCAGACTTTTTAATTAGAGTGTATAAAAAGCCATAG
- a CDS encoding ACT domain-containing protein, with protein MSKLTLRLTPDVMAIHSLPANSAIPEQVFSAPLYFLAKTHQEVSIVLPSNIEIDSDDVEDDWRMFEVIGPLAFSLTGILSNISTVLANEKISIFAISTFDTDHILVKSNKIAQAKTALLANGYDII; from the coding sequence ATGAGCAAATTAACCCTTAGACTGACACCTGACGTAATGGCTATCCATTCACTACCAGCAAATAGTGCGATTCCTGAGCAGGTGTTTAGCGCGCCCTTGTATTTTTTAGCAAAAACTCACCAAGAGGTATCGATAGTTTTGCCATCGAATATTGAAATTGATAGCGATGATGTAGAAGACGACTGGCGAATGTTTGAAGTTATCGGGCCACTGGCTTTTAGTTTGACGGGTATTTTGTCAAATATATCAACGGTATTAGCTAACGAGAAAATTAGTATATTTGCCATTTCAACGTTTGATACCGACCACATATTAGTTAAGAGTAATAAAATAGCACAAGCAAAAACGGCATTATTAGCTAACGGCTACGACATTATTTAA
- a CDS encoding MFS transporter has protein sequence MQKQQAVKALMTMMLVVLLSCAGIALPYPILAPLFINEVSPLTTFAGIHPKLLLGMLLAIYPLGVLVGSSVIGAASDIYGRKKVLMISLICAMFGYLLSAFAIVIENYPLFFVMRFITGLCEGNVSIAKAVALDLSKVLDKTRSFSLINATTYAGWLIGPLVGGFLQPYGTELAFYVAAVSLALASFFVFIFLNHQHETKAPVSFSWSNLLIKQNSIGLLKNPSIKRFFMVYLLVTLGLNAFYDFYPLWLAESFSFTPPDIGSITALLTAFMVTTSAIVVTPFKRRFGLLTGIYIGLSFLALMLFLHLIYDAKTVWFGYPLIGVAIALFNGLLPIYISEQHQDEQQGRLMGLLSTGFSLSNVVISILGSFIAVISTLWAIILGAILIVCSVILLFFITKANHEPLNVSQ, from the coding sequence ATGCAAAAACAACAAGCGGTAAAAGCTTTAATGACCATGATGTTGGTCGTATTGCTAAGTTGTGCAGGTATTGCCCTCCCTTATCCTATTTTAGCGCCTTTGTTTATTAACGAAGTCTCGCCCTTAACAACTTTTGCTGGTATCCATCCAAAACTGCTGCTGGGCATGCTATTGGCTATTTATCCACTGGGGGTATTAGTGGGTAGCTCGGTTATCGGTGCAGCCTCCGATATCTATGGCCGTAAAAAAGTGCTGATGATCTCTTTAATTTGTGCCATGTTCGGCTATTTATTGTCAGCCTTTGCTATTGTGATAGAGAATTACCCACTATTTTTTGTCATGAGGTTTATCACAGGGCTATGCGAAGGCAACGTTAGTATTGCCAAAGCCGTTGCTTTAGATTTGTCGAAAGTACTCGATAAAACCCGATCATTTAGTTTAATTAATGCAACAACCTATGCCGGTTGGCTAATCGGCCCGCTCGTAGGTGGATTTCTTCAGCCATACGGTACAGAGCTAGCCTTTTACGTCGCTGCTGTCTCACTCGCGCTAGCAAGCTTTTTTGTCTTTATCTTTCTAAACCACCAACATGAAACAAAAGCCCCCGTGTCGTTTAGTTGGTCAAATTTATTGATAAAACAAAACTCCATTGGTCTACTAAAAAACCCTTCAATAAAACGGTTCTTTATGGTTTATTTGTTGGTAACCCTAGGGCTAAATGCGTTTTACGATTTCTACCCGTTGTGGCTTGCAGAATCGTTTTCATTTACGCCGCCTGACATTGGCTCTATTACCGCCTTGCTCACTGCATTCATGGTCACAACTAGCGCCATAGTGGTTACCCCGTTTAAACGGCGTTTTGGCTTGTTGACTGGTATATATATAGGTTTGAGCTTTTTAGCGCTCATGCTCTTTTTGCACCTTATTTACGATGCGAAAACCGTCTGGTTTGGCTACCCGCTTATTGGTGTTGCTATCGCATTGTTCAATGGCTTATTGCCCATATATATTTCAGAGCAACACCAAGACGAACAACAAGGGCGATTGATGGGCTTATTGTCGACGGGCTTCTCTCTATCTAATGTTGTAATTTCAATTTTAGGCAGTTTTATTGCTGTTATCAGCACGTTATGGGCAATTATTTTGGGTGCGATCCTTATCGTATGCTCAGTCATTTTGCTATTTTTCATTACTAAAGCGAATCATGAACCTCTCAATGTGTCCCAATAA
- the xthA gene encoding exodeoxyribonuclease III: MKIISFNINGLRARLHQLQALIDKHDPDIIGLQEIKVHDEAFPLADVEAMGYHVYFHGQKAHYGVAMLCKKPAMEVIKGFPTDTEESQKRMIMVKTTNDAGEVVTVLNGYFPQGDNIAHETKFPYKRQFYKDLMQYLNDHHDNSENIVVMGDINISPIDLDIGIGEPNRKRWLKTGKCSFQPEEREWLKTLMDWGFEDTFRKLSPDACDKYSWFDYRSRGFDDNRGLRIDVVLATSSMAQKCIEAEIDYELRGIDKPSDHAPIWSTFK; the protein is encoded by the coding sequence ATGAAAATCATCTCTTTTAATATTAATGGCTTACGAGCTCGACTTCACCAACTACAAGCGCTAATTGACAAACACGACCCAGATATTATTGGCTTACAAGAAATCAAAGTACACGATGAAGCCTTTCCGTTAGCCGATGTTGAAGCCATGGGGTATCACGTTTATTTTCACGGTCAAAAGGCGCATTACGGTGTTGCTATGTTATGTAAAAAACCTGCGATGGAAGTGATTAAGGGCTTTCCAACCGACACTGAAGAATCGCAAAAACGCATGATCATGGTAAAAACAACCAATGATGCTGGTGAAGTCGTTACCGTACTCAATGGTTATTTCCCACAAGGTGATAACATTGCCCATGAAACAAAATTTCCATACAAGCGCCAATTTTACAAAGACTTAATGCAGTATTTAAATGATCATCACGACAATAGTGAAAATATTGTTGTGATGGGCGATATCAATATTTCACCTATCGATTTGGATATTGGCATTGGCGAACCGAATCGCAAGCGTTGGTTAAAAACCGGTAAATGTAGCTTCCAACCAGAAGAGCGTGAATGGTTAAAAACATTAATGGACTGGGGATTTGAAGATACGTTCCGTAAACTATCACCTGATGCATGCGACAAATATTCGTGGTTTGACTATCGTTCACGTGGCTTTGACGATAATCGCGGTCTGCGAATTGATGTTGTACTAGCAACGTCTAGTATGGCCCAAAAGTGTATCGAAGCCGAAATTGATTACGAATTACGCGGTATCGACAAACCTTCTGATCACGCGCCAATTTGGTCTACCTTTAAATAA
- a CDS encoding acetate kinase: MENKFILVINCGSSSIKFSLIAPHNGQEPLSGIAQNLLTEQANITFKLNGEKIKQDLPSPFVHHTALSHIVHFLQQNKFSDQVVAVGHRVVHGGERYSEPTLINDDVMATLEQLSHLAPLHNPANITGITAAQQAFSALPQVAVFDTAFHQTMPAMAYLYALPYELYQKHGIRRYGFHGTSHYYVSRQATRLLNLPESTGSFISAHLGNGASICAIENGKSVDTSMGLTPLSGVVMGTRSGDVDPGIIFHLINSLGYSHQQVNDLLNKDSGLLGLSKLSNDCRAIEEAILNDNNQQAKLALDIFCYRIAKQIAAYTASLTSLDGIIFTGGIGENSDYVRQQVVSFLSVLNLVIDNTLNIQTRFGKAGNIATADSRPVLVIPTNEELVIAQQTAEVTQTL, translated from the coding sequence ATGGAAAATAAATTCATTCTCGTTATTAATTGTGGTAGCTCTTCAATCAAGTTTTCATTAATTGCACCGCACAATGGCCAAGAGCCGCTATCGGGCATCGCTCAAAACCTGTTGACCGAACAAGCCAATATTACTTTCAAATTAAATGGCGAAAAAATTAAACAAGACTTACCTTCGCCATTTGTTCATCACACCGCGCTGAGCCATATTGTTCATTTTCTCCAACAAAATAAATTTTCAGATCAAGTCGTTGCGGTTGGTCACCGTGTTGTTCACGGCGGTGAACGCTATAGCGAGCCAACGTTAATCAACGATGACGTTATGGCAACGCTTGAACAACTTTCGCACCTTGCGCCTTTGCATAACCCAGCCAATATCACGGGTATTACTGCGGCTCAACAAGCTTTTAGCGCATTACCTCAAGTCGCTGTTTTTGACACCGCCTTTCACCAAACTATGCCAGCAATGGCTTACTTGTATGCCCTGCCCTATGAGCTTTACCAAAAACATGGCATTCGTCGCTACGGATTTCACGGCACTAGCCATTATTACGTCAGCAGACAAGCAACTAGATTACTTAATTTGCCAGAAAGTACGGGCAGCTTTATTAGTGCGCACTTGGGTAATGGCGCAAGTATTTGCGCGATTGAAAACGGTAAAAGTGTCGATACCTCGATGGGCTTAACACCACTATCTGGCGTAGTTATGGGCACGCGCAGCGGCGATGTAGACCCAGGTATTATTTTTCATTTAATTAACTCACTAGGCTATAGCCACCAGCAAGTTAACGATTTGCTCAACAAAGACAGTGGTTTATTAGGTTTGTCTAAATTAAGCAATGATTGCCGCGCTATTGAAGAGGCAATATTAAATGACAATAACCAGCAAGCGAAACTAGCATTAGATATTTTTTGCTATCGCATCGCCAAACAAATCGCAGCCTATACTGCTTCGTTAACGTCTCTCGATGGTATTATTTTCACTGGTGGCATTGGCGAGAACTCAGATTATGTCAGGCAACAGGTTGTCAGTTTTTTGTCAGTGCTAAACCTTGTTATCGACAATACATTAAACATTCAAACAAGATTTGGTAAAGCGGGCAATATTGCAACTGCTGATAGTCGCCCAGTTTTAGTAATACCGACTAACGAAGAGTTGGTTATCGCGCAACAAACCGCAGAAGTCACGCAAACGCTATAA
- a CDS encoding YchJ family protein: MKCPCQSGYSYDNCCQALHLDQVIANSPEQLMRSRYSAYALSLGQYLYNTYHSEKQTGLTVDELEQWARATTWLKLEINQTTESTVTFTATYTEAGQLYQIQEHSRFTQEHGAWRYVDGDILVHQQLPKPKRNEKCPCGSLKKLKQCCGVRSNLL; encoded by the coding sequence ATGAAATGTCCTTGCCAAAGCGGTTACAGTTACGACAATTGTTGTCAAGCGCTACACCTTGATCAAGTCATAGCAAATAGCCCTGAACAATTAATGCGTTCTCGCTACAGCGCCTACGCTCTATCTCTTGGTCAATACCTTTATAATACTTACCACAGCGAAAAACAGACAGGTTTGACTGTAGATGAGCTTGAACAGTGGGCAAGGGCTACTACCTGGTTAAAGCTAGAAATTAATCAAACCACCGAGAGTACAGTAACGTTCACCGCAACTTATACAGAGGCCGGCCAACTATATCAAATTCAAGAACACTCTCGTTTTACACAAGAGCATGGTGCTTGGCGTTATGTCGATGGTGATATTTTAGTCCATCAGCAATTACCAAAACCAAAACGCAATGAGAAATGCCCCTGTGGTTCACTTAAAAAACTTAAGCAATGCTGTGGAGTGCGATCGAATCTGCTTTAA
- a CDS encoding VC2046/SO_2500 family protein — protein MQIDSLLVNESQLGSQLNHCVVEKRRSDFSLMLAMLSEDVRDFSEFHRAENNPHEQIIDPEVQLRRLFDLPKSQPLALESLEDIAHFNQAGEVVEQHFDDIRLKQCLAPKPLAFRDDKAFIPSQIKANLSLCQQQRLSQPQSKSIAQAPNTNVANWLKNVKTSLVKADSIALHSIA, from the coding sequence TTGCAGATAGATTCTCTTTTAGTCAATGAGTCCCAGTTAGGATCGCAGTTAAATCATTGTGTCGTTGAAAAGCGTCGCAGCGATTTTTCGTTGATGTTAGCGATGCTAAGTGAAGATGTCAGGGATTTTAGTGAGTTTCACCGCGCTGAAAATAACCCTCATGAACAAATCATTGATCCTGAAGTACAGCTTCGCCGCTTATTTGATTTACCTAAATCACAGCCATTAGCGCTGGAGTCACTGGAAGATATTGCACACTTTAATCAAGCAGGTGAAGTTGTTGAACAGCACTTTGACGACATCCGGTTAAAGCAGTGTTTAGCGCCTAAACCTTTGGCGTTTCGAGATGATAAAGCATTTATTCCTTCGCAAATTAAAGCGAATTTGTCTTTGTGTCAGCAACAACGTTTGTCTCAACCTCAGTCAAAGTCAATCGCTCAAGCACCTAATACTAATGTCGCGAATTGGCTCAAAAACGTAAAAACTTCACTGGTTAAAGCAGATTCGATCGCACTCCACAGCATTGCTTAA
- a CDS encoding ribosome recycling factor family protein: protein MATEISIILPSFLRKSLKAYALKALIRSRGCTLNRIGRSRNWQLSGTTEQLELVINDIAHSDEQSWQWLIGKLSSHVAYSTHESLLALAKRNPNITVNELMAKANCTLAQARQVIDELEWLD, encoded by the coding sequence GTGGCTACTGAAATATCCATTATTTTACCGTCGTTTTTACGAAAATCGCTCAAAGCTTATGCGCTAAAGGCGTTGATAAGGAGCCGCGGTTGTACCCTCAATAGAATTGGCCGTTCACGCAACTGGCAATTATCAGGGACAACCGAACAGTTAGAACTGGTGATTAATGATATTGCTCATAGTGATGAGCAAAGTTGGCAGTGGCTAATTGGTAAGCTATCGAGCCATGTTGCCTATTCCACCCACGAAAGTTTACTCGCCCTTGCTAAGCGAAACCCTAATATCACCGTCAATGAATTAATGGCAAAAGCCAACTGTACCCTCGCACAAGCACGTCAAGTTATCGATGAATTAGAGTGGCTTGACTAA
- the yfbV gene encoding terminus macrodomain insulation protein YfbV: MSVIELIKLGHRYLKLWPERAELSQYFQEYYAITLARFVWRNFLGFSLFIVLFFTLVTGQSDLQLLVFYTIFALSMPVQVLVVLGVKADKDLPPGLSAWYKEGLARFNEKGGNLELSTGRPKYIDLAKLLNITYQSSIK, from the coding sequence ATGAGTGTTATTGAACTAATTAAGTTAGGTCATCGCTATTTGAAGCTTTGGCCGGAACGTGCTGAATTAAGCCAATACTTCCAAGAGTATTATGCTATTACCTTGGCGCGGTTTGTATGGCGAAATTTTTTGGGCTTTAGTCTGTTTATTGTCTTATTCTTTACTTTAGTAACGGGTCAAAGTGATCTACAGCTACTTGTCTTTTACACTATCTTTGCTTTATCTATGCCGGTCCAGGTCTTGGTGGTGTTAGGTGTTAAGGCTGACAAAGACTTGCCTCCAGGGCTATCAGCTTGGTACAAAGAAGGCTTAGCTCGTTTTAATGAAAAAGGCGGTAATCTTGAGTTATCAACAGGGCGCCCTAAATATATAGATTTGGCAAAACTACTCAACATCACCTACCAATCTAGCATTAAGTAA
- a CDS encoding ATP-binding protein — protein sequence MKLGRTFFSLFLLIVFSLLTIIWFLDQAWHIYLEQDLDSYTGHKVALSVVEERLLELPEEQWPDEIARLNEKFQVNLSMRLMPTIKKLTKDDQDNLAKGKTYIYLNGDDVMIHHLVSQTEQVLILGPMKIPTRPELATLGRILILVMFGLLIFFWLWPMSRDLDALDKAAREIANSNFDVQAPKAMTSAIEPLTKTFNMMAVRLKNLINAHKELTSAVAHELRTPLARSRFALQMLESASDEEKRSKYIHQIDSDNKELDELINELLIYSTLESDRPQLKFTDYKLIDVVNSHLEKYEQYHGSIEVNNHVGNLHVECDKHFIDRALANYINNAIKYGDDQIVINLSQEGEEVIIDVEDNGKGVDDEIKPTVFEAFTRADKSRNKDKGGFGLGLAIVERIMQWHQGQVAVDDSELGGAKFRLKFPIVQ from the coding sequence ATGAAACTTGGTCGCACATTTTTTAGCTTATTTCTTCTCATTGTTTTTTCACTTCTCACCATTATTTGGTTCTTAGATCAAGCTTGGCATATCTATTTAGAACAAGACTTAGATTCTTATACCGGCCATAAAGTGGCTCTGTCAGTGGTTGAAGAGCGCTTACTTGAACTGCCCGAAGAACAATGGCCTGACGAAATCGCTCGATTAAATGAAAAATTTCAAGTTAATTTAAGTATGCGCTTAATGCCAACGATTAAGAAATTAACAAAAGATGATCAGGACAACTTGGCAAAGGGCAAAACTTATATTTATTTAAATGGTGACGATGTCATGATCCATCACCTGGTTAGCCAAACCGAGCAAGTACTTATCTTAGGACCGATGAAAATACCTACCCGACCAGAACTTGCTACCTTGGGTAGAATATTAATTTTGGTAATGTTTGGCCTATTGATTTTCTTCTGGCTGTGGCCAATGTCACGCGATTTAGACGCTTTAGACAAAGCGGCTCGAGAAATCGCCAATAGCAACTTTGATGTTCAAGCGCCAAAAGCGATGACCAGTGCAATCGAGCCTTTAACGAAAACCTTCAATATGATGGCGGTTCGTTTGAAAAACCTTATTAATGCACACAAAGAACTCACTAGCGCCGTTGCTCATGAACTTAGAACGCCGTTAGCGAGAAGTCGTTTTGCGTTGCAAATGCTAGAAAGTGCCTCAGACGAAGAAAAACGCAGTAAGTACATTCATCAAATAGACAGTGATAACAAGGAGCTCGATGAGCTGATCAATGAGTTGTTGATTTATTCAACACTAGAGTCAGATCGTCCGCAGCTAAAGTTTACTGACTATAAATTGATAGATGTGGTAAACAGCCATCTGGAAAAATATGAACAGTATCACGGCAGTATTGAAGTCAATAATCACGTCGGCAATTTACATGTTGAGTGCGATAAACACTTTATTGATAGAGCCTTGGCAAACTATATCAACAATGCGATAAAATACGGTGATGATCAGATCGTTATTAACCTTTCACAAGAGGGCGAAGAGGTTATCATAGACGTTGAAGACAACGGTAAAGGTGTTGATGATGAAATTAAGCCGACTGTTTTTGAAGCCTTTACCCGTGCTGATAAAAGTCGCAATAAAGACAAAGGTGGCTTTGGCTTAGGCTTAGCGATAGTTGAGCGGATTATGCAATGGCATCAAGGGCAGGTCGCCGTTGATGATAGTGAACTCGGCGGCGCAAAATTCCGTTTAAAGTTTCCAATAGTTCAGTAA
- the pta gene encoding phosphate acetyltransferase produces the protein MSHRIMLVPAGFGVGLSSIALGAVHACQQRGVKVSYFKPISQPARNTRTPKKESKNSYSLPLSYVEEKMADGDQEVVLEQIIENISQLEKEHDVIIIEGLIPTTRQPYAGRINRDVAKALSADIVIVASPDQDSLIEFEDRIEVSAETYGGLKNKRVIGCIINKINAPDKDEFGLLPKDSVIESPWAPEDFQELAIFNKSHFSLLGVVPWELDLIAPRVVDIANYLDAKVIHQGDLLHRRIRSVTFCARTVANLVSHLMPGRLIVTPGDRVDIIIATCLSALNGTKVGALLLTNGFEPNEQVSKLCQQALETGLPILSVPWDTWQTSRHIMNFNPEIPEDDLQRQEKVKVFVADHLASDWLEKLSSEATSINTLSPPAFRHKLTEMARQADKLIVLPEGTDVRTIKAAAICAERKIARCQLLGNKEEILRIAEQQGITLPAGILITEPEHIIENYVSPMVELRKHKGLTDVVARQELQDNVVLGTMMLQLGQVDGLVSGAVNTTANTIRPALQLIKTKPGSSLVSSVFFMLLPDQVLVYGDCAINPDPNAEQLADIAIQSADSAIRFGIDAKVAMISYSTGSSGSGADVEKVTKATEIAKAKRPDLLIDGPLQYDAAIMENVARSKAPNSPVAGKATVFIFPDLNTGNTTYKAVQRSADLISIGPMLQGMNKPVNDLSRGALVDDIVYTIALTAIQALD, from the coding sequence ATGTCACATCGTATTATGTTAGTACCAGCCGGCTTTGGCGTTGGCTTGAGTTCGATAGCACTTGGCGCTGTTCACGCCTGCCAGCAACGCGGTGTAAAAGTCAGTTATTTCAAACCAATTTCTCAGCCAGCTCGAAATACTCGGACCCCAAAAAAAGAAAGTAAAAACAGTTATTCACTGCCGCTCAGTTATGTTGAAGAAAAGATGGCCGATGGCGACCAAGAAGTTGTACTCGAGCAAATCATTGAAAACATTTCACAGCTCGAAAAAGAGCACGACGTCATTATAATCGAAGGCTTGATCCCTACAACTCGACAACCTTATGCAGGCCGAATTAACCGCGATGTTGCCAAAGCACTATCTGCCGATATTGTTATCGTGGCAAGCCCAGATCAAGACAGCCTTATCGAATTTGAAGATCGCATTGAAGTAAGCGCAGAAACCTATGGTGGGCTTAAAAATAAACGAGTGATCGGTTGTATTATTAATAAAATTAACGCACCAGATAAAGATGAATTTGGTTTACTGCCCAAAGATAGTGTTATCGAATCTCCGTGGGCGCCCGAAGATTTTCAAGAGCTCGCCATTTTCAATAAAAGTCATTTCTCACTCTTAGGTGTGGTACCGTGGGAACTCGATCTCATTGCCCCTCGGGTAGTCGACATTGCTAATTACCTCGACGCTAAAGTTATTCACCAAGGGGATTTGCTCCATCGCCGAATTCGCTCAGTTACGTTCTGTGCACGGACCGTCGCGAATCTTGTCAGCCACCTTATGCCTGGTCGACTCATTGTCACCCCCGGCGATCGCGTCGATATCATCATCGCAACTTGTTTATCTGCGTTAAACGGCACCAAAGTTGGTGCTTTATTGCTCACCAACGGTTTTGAGCCGAATGAACAAGTGAGCAAATTGTGTCAACAAGCGCTAGAGACCGGGCTACCTATTTTGTCTGTGCCTTGGGATACTTGGCAAACCTCAAGACACATCATGAACTTTAACCCTGAGATTCCAGAAGATGATCTTCAACGCCAAGAAAAAGTCAAAGTGTTTGTTGCCGATCACTTAGCTAGCGATTGGCTTGAAAAACTATCGAGTGAAGCAACGAGTATAAACACCCTGTCGCCACCTGCCTTCAGACATAAACTGACGGAAATGGCACGCCAAGCCGACAAATTAATCGTGTTACCTGAAGGTACTGATGTGCGTACAATCAAAGCGGCAGCCATTTGTGCTGAGCGTAAAATCGCTCGTTGCCAACTGCTCGGTAACAAAGAAGAAATTTTGCGCATTGCCGAGCAGCAAGGTATTACCTTACCTGCTGGCATTTTGATCACTGAGCCTGAGCACATTATTGAAAACTACGTAAGTCCTATGGTGGAATTGCGCAAACACAAAGGTTTAACTGATGTTGTCGCTCGTCAGGAACTACAAGACAATGTGGTATTAGGCACTATGATGCTGCAACTTGGCCAAGTTGATGGTCTAGTGTCAGGCGCAGTTAATACAACAGCAAATACCATTCGACCAGCACTTCAATTAATCAAAACCAAACCCGGCAGCTCTTTAGTGTCGTCAGTGTTTTTTATGCTGCTACCTGATCAAGTCTTGGTTTACGGGGATTGTGCGATCAATCCAGATCCAAATGCTGAGCAACTTGCTGATATCGCCATTCAATCGGCTGATTCCGCCATTCGTTTCGGCATTGATGCAAAAGTTGCCATGATCAGTTACTCAACCGGTAGCTCAGGCAGTGGTGCCGATGTTGAAAAGGTCACGAAAGCCACCGAAATAGCCAAAGCAAAACGCCCTGACCTATTGATTGATGGCCCACTGCAATACGACGCAGCTATCATGGAAAATGTTGCTCGTAGTAAAGCGCCGAATAGCCCTGTTGCAGGTAAAGCAACAGTCTTTATCTTTCCTGATTTAAATACGGGTAATACAACCTACAAAGCGGTTCAACGCTCAGCAGATTTGATCAGTATTGGGCCAATGCTGCAAGGCATGAATAAACCGGTTAACGATTTATCTCGTGGGGCTTTGGTTGACGACATCGTCTACACCATAGCCCTTACGGCAATTCAAGCATTAGATTAG
- a CDS encoding response regulator — MKKILLVEDDRQLSNLITEFLESEGMHVKQEFRGDTVAKRVETFTPDLIVLDIMLPGKDGFAVCRDLRPSFKGPILMLTAKGTDFDQVLGLEIGADDYVIKPVEPRVLLARVNALLRRGQLPSSSNEASDLTIGELFISRGSRQVTLAGENIELTSQEFDLLWLLASRAGEVQNRDYIYKAVVGREYDGLDRSVDVRVSRLRKKLHDSNETPFRIKTIWGQGYLFVPDAWS, encoded by the coding sequence GTGAAAAAAATTCTATTAGTTGAAGATGATCGCCAGCTATCGAATTTGATTACAGAGTTTTTAGAAAGTGAAGGTATGCATGTAAAGCAAGAGTTTAGAGGTGATACCGTAGCTAAGCGCGTAGAGACCTTCACACCTGATTTAATTGTTCTCGACATCATGTTGCCAGGCAAAGATGGTTTTGCCGTGTGCCGTGACCTTCGTCCTTCGTTTAAAGGGCCTATTTTAATGCTAACCGCTAAAGGCACTGATTTCGATCAGGTTTTAGGGTTGGAGATTGGCGCTGATGATTACGTGATTAAGCCGGTTGAGCCTCGAGTGTTGCTCGCTAGAGTTAATGCGTTACTTCGCCGTGGTCAGTTACCATCGTCGAGTAATGAAGCGAGTGATTTGACGATTGGCGAGTTATTCATTTCTCGAGGCTCTCGCCAGGTTACCTTAGCAGGTGAGAATATTGAACTAACTAGCCAAGAGTTTGATCTTCTGTGGTTGTTAGCAAGTCGAGCGGGTGAAGTACAAAACCGAGATTATATCTACAAAGCTGTTGTTGGCCGTGAATACGACGGTTTGGATCGCTCTGTTGATGTTCGCGTATCTAGACTGCGTAAAAAATTACACGACAGTAATGAAACACCGTTTAGAATCAAGACTATCTGGGGACAAGGCTATCTATTTGTTCCTGATGCATGGTCATAA